The segment GGACGGCCTGGCAAGCGCCTCGGGCAGGCTTCTTCGCTCGCGAAGCCCGTGAGAGGCCGTGTGGGAAATCAGCAGATCGCCGTTGCCGGCAAGCTCTGCATGCTCATCGCCCTTTCGGGGCAGCCGGTCGAGCCAGCGGCTGGCGATCGAGCCGAAGCCGGTGTCGCTCCATTCGTGGAATGCGGCCATCAGATGGCGGGAGAAGCTCGCAACGATCTCACCGGCATCGAGCGCTACGAAGCCGAGTTCGTCAAGCGCGCCAAGCAGCGGACGCAGACCGGGCTCGCCCGCGCGGATGACGGCGGTGCGGATCATGCCGGAGAAGACGATCCAGTCGGGGATTTCGTTCTCCCGTGCCCCTTCCGGCCAGCCCAGGCGGGCGCCGCCGACGAGAACTCCGTCGACGCGAACAGTGTCGGGCCAGTCGAAGGTGATGGGCCGCGACGGCGGAGCATGGACCGCAAGCGCATCGGCAAGTGCGTTCATGCCGGCATAGATCGCGCGACGCGCATTCTCCAGCGGCTCTTCAGGCTCAAGCACCACTGCGAATTCGGCCAGATCGTAACGGCGCACCCAGGCAAGCGTGCCTGCGCCTTCGTTTGGCGCGATAGCGCAGGCGTGCGCAAAGGCGTCACCGGCCTCTCTCAGCGGCACGAGGCTGTAAGGCGGTGGCAGTTGGAGGTCGCTGACAGAGGGCCGCATAGGCCGATCCATATTTTGATGACGGCGACTGTAATGTCTTTATAATACTTCCAGGCAAGAGGCGCTACCGCGTGGACAAGCAAGATGCCACGGGAGTCGGAATGAGCCTGGACAAACCACGCACGGTCCTGGTCTGCTCCTGCGAGCGGAGCATGCCACGCTTCGGCGCCAGCGTCGCCCGCGGATGCAAGGGCGCACGGGTCGAGGCGGGGGACCAGTTCTGCGGCGCGGAACTCGACCGGGTGCGCAGCGCCCTGGGCGGCGGCGAAGCAGTCACCATCAGCTGCACGCAACAGGCGCCGCTTTTCGGCGACCTCGCCGAGGAACTCGGTTTCGCAGGCGATCTGGTTTTCGCAAACATTCGCGAGACGGGCGGCTGGTCGCAGGATGCTGCTGCTGCCGGCCCGAAAGCGGCGGCTCTGCTCGCCATGGCGGCCGAACCCGCTTCGCCACCCGCGCTGGTTACGCTTTCAAGCAATGGTGTCGTCCTGGTCTATGGCTGCGACGCGACGGCGATCGATGCGGGCCGGCAACTCGCCGAAAAGCTGGACGTCACTGTGTTGCTTAGCCGTCCGCGCGATATCGCGCCGCACCGGGTCTGGGATTTTCCCGTCATGCAGGGAACGATCCGGCAAGCGCGCGGCCATCTTGGCGCCTTCGAGCTGACAGTCGACGATTTCGCGGCGCCCATTCCATCTTCGCGCGATCGGCTTGGCTTCGGGATATCGCGGGATGGAGCGGTCTCGAACGCCGACATCATCCTTGATCTCTCCGGCGGGGCTCCGCTTTTTCCTGCTCATGAATTGCGCGACGGCTACGTGAAGGCCGATCCCGGCGATCGCGCCTCCGTTGCCGTTGCGATCGCAAGGGCAGCCGATTTGGTCGGCGAGTTCGACAAGCCGCGCTTCATCGATTTCTCCGCCGATCTGTGCGCCCATTCGAGATCGCGCATCACCGGCTGCACGCGGTGCCTCGACCTTTGCCCGACTGGGGCGATAGCGCCTGCCGGCAACCACGTCGCGATCGATGCGGAAGTATGCGCCGGCTGCGGCAGCTGCGCGGCGGCATGTCCTACGGGCGCTGCCGCCTACGCCGTGCCGGATGCCGAGTCGCTGCTTCGGCGGCTGCGGACGCTTCTTGTCACCTATCGTGAGGCGGGCGGCCTGGATGCGATTGTGCTTTTCCATGATCTCGGCCATGGCGAGCCGCTGATCGACGCACTTGCCCGGTTCGGCGCGGGTCTCCCCGCAAATGTCCTGCCGGTCGCGGTGAACGAGATAACCCAGTTAGGGGTCGAGGCGTGGACCGCGCCGGTCGCCTGGGGCGCTTGCGCCGTAAGGGCGCTGTCGTCGGCCAAGCCAAGGCATGAGCTTACCGGAATTGCCGCAAACATCGCAATCGCCAACCTTTTGAGCCGGTCTCTCGGTTATGGCGCGGAGGTTTGCGGATTGATCGAAGCGGACGACCCCGACATCCTCGCCTCGGCCCTCGACCTGATTACTCCAGGCGCTGCGTCAAGGCGCCCGGCGGCATTCCTGCCGCTCGGCAAGAAGCGCAGCTTGCTGACGAGCACCATGCTCGAGCTACATCGAGCCGCGCCGACGCCAGTCGACCGCGTGGCGTTGCCTGCTGCAGCTCCGTTCGGCGGCCTGGACGTCAATGTCGACGGCTGCACGCTCTGCCTGTCCTGTGTATCGGCCTGTCCAACCGGGGCGCTTTCCGACAGCGAGCAGCAGCCGGCCTTGTATTTTTCCGAGAGCGCCTGCGTGCAGTGCGGCCTTTGCGCCGCGACCTGCCCGGAAAAGGTCATCACCTTGACGCCGCAGGTGGATTTCCAGGCATGGGGCGCTCGCAGCCGGGTCGTGAAGCAAGAGCAGCCGTACAACTGCATCCGCTGCGCAAAGCCGTTCGGCACAAGGAGTACTGTCGAGCGGATCGTCGCCAAGCTCGAAGGCAAACACTGGATGTTTGCAGGCGAGAACGCACGGCGGCTCGACCTTGTACGGATGTGCGACAATTGCCGCGTCGATGCGGCCATGACTGAGGGCTTCGATCCTTATGCAGGCCCTGGTCGCTCGCCGCCGCGAACCACTGAAGACTATCTGCGGGAGCGCAAGGCCTCGAGCGACAAGGCGGTCTGAGCCCTAGTCGGTGCGTGTCTCGGCCTGAAGAAAGCGGATCAGGGCTGCCCGATCCTCGGCGTTGCTGATCGTCTGTTCAGGCATCTTGGTGCCGGGGGTGTAGGCGTTCGGACCCAACTCGAACAGCTCCGACACGGTTTCCGGTGTCCAGACGATGTCCATTTTGCGGAAAGCGGGCGAATAGTGGTAACCCGGCACGGACGCTATTTTGCGCCCGAAAATGCCATGCAGCGTCGGCCCGGCTCGATTGCCGTCGTTCGGGTCGAGCGTATGGCAGGCAACGCAGGCGCGAAATGCTTCCGCGTCCGGATTACCCGCGTATCGGGCCATCGGATCGGTCCTGCCTGCCGCAGCCGCCCCAAGCCGCTCGCCCGTCTCGACGTTCCATTCCCGCACCAGATGGTCGGCGCCGCCAGCCAGAAGCGTCTTGCCGCCAGCCGCGAACGCAAGCGACCATACCGCCACGCCGGACGTGTCGAGAGTGCGGATGGTGGAGAGGCTGATAGCGTCCAGCAACAGGATTCCATCGCCGATGCCGGCGACGGCGAGATAGTTCGCGTCTGGCGTGGCGGCGAGAGCAGTCACCGGTTTGCCCAAGACCGGAATTTCCAGCTGCACTTTGCCGCGCCGGTCGAGCAGCCGTAGCTGCCCGTCCGCACCTGCGACGAGCAGGCGGTCGCCGGACGCTCTTGCAAGCGCGTTGAGCGGCGTCGGCATGATGGCCCGAACCGGCGGCGCCCCAGCCTGGCTCGGCCAAAAGATGACTGTCGCGTCATAGCCGGCGCTGACCAGGGTTGCGTCCGCCAGGAAGGCGAGCGCATTGACGTTTGTACGATGGCCTTCAAGGACGCGCGCTAGCCCACCGGCAAGCGGCCAGAGCCGGACGGTGGTGTCCCAGGACGCCGAAGCCAACATCGATCCGTCGGGTGACAGTTCGAGGTCGGCGACAGGTCCGGTGTGACCCTCCAGAATTTGGGCCGGCTCGCCTCGACCGGTTTGCCAGATCGCGATACGACCATCCGCACCGGCGCTGGCAAAGCGCCCGTTCGGCAGTGCGGCGACGGCAGTTACCTCACCTTCATGAAAGAGCAGCACGTCGCGTGCTTCGCCGGTCTCAAGCGACCAGATGATCGTCCTGGTGTCAAAACTGCCGGTTGCCACCGTCTTTCCGTCCGGTGCTACCGAAATCGCCCGCACCGGACCGCCATGCCCGCGCAGTTCCGCACCATGTGCCGTCGCGCAGGCGAGGAAATCAGCAGCGAGCAAAGCTATTGCGAGCGACTTATGCATTGCGCATCATACGTTTCCGTGTTCCGCTGGTGGGCAGCGCCTTCGCCGGACAGCAGCATGCGATCGCAATCCGCCCAACCGCACCGTCACAGCTATTAGAGGCAATCCTATGACCCAAAACATGGAAACCGATCCGTTCAACGTGTCGATGCGCAAGTTCCTGAAGCAGGTTGGTGTCACCTCGCAGCAGGCGATCGAAAAGGCCGTGGCCGATGCGGGACTGAAAGGGCAGGGGCGCCTGACCGTGAGGGCCGTGATTACGGCTGAACGCGCCGGTCTGCACCACGTCGTCGAAGGCGACATCGACCTTGGCTGAACGGGTTCGGCGGTGCGCCCGGCGCCCCATCGATACCCCACATCAATGGAAGAACCGGACTCCTGAAGTCGGTTGCAAATCGGTTCGCATCTGCCCCATCATCGGACATGATGAGAATGCAGCCTTCCGTCGGCGCGCTGACCGGTCTCGAAGCGGCTCTCGCCGCACTCCTCGACGGGGTGGAGCCGGTTGCGCCCACTCTTCTGCCGCTTGACCAGACGCTTGGGAAGATCGGCGCCGCCATGCCGCCCCTGGCACACGCGCTGCCCATCCACGACACGGCAAAGACAGATGGCTGGGCGTGTCGCGCGCTCGATCTTGCCGGTGCGTCGGCCTATTCGCCGCTGCCGCTCATGGCAATTCCGGTCTGGATAGAGGCAGGCGGCGCCATGCCGGAGGGATGCGATTGCGTGCTCGATGCCGATCTCATCGACTGCAGCCCGATGCCCCAGGCGCTCGAGGAAGCAGCACCAGGCCAGGGCGTGCGACGCGCTGGCGAGGACATGGAGGCGGGCCGACCGCTGATCATTGCAGGGGACAGGCTGTCAGCCGCGGACCTCCTGACAGTGCGAAGTGCAGGGATTGGCGAAATTGCGGTGCGGGCGCCGCAGGTGCGCCTGATCGATGTCGCCGCCCCAACGAGCGATACTTTCA is part of the Mesorhizobium sp. L-2-11 genome and harbors:
- a CDS encoding biotin/lipoate--protein ligase family protein, whose product is MRPSVSDLQLPPPYSLVPLREAGDAFAHACAIAPNEGAGTLAWVRRYDLAEFAVVLEPEEPLENARRAIYAGMNALADALAVHAPPSRPITFDWPDTVRVDGVLVGGARLGWPEGARENEIPDWIVFSGMIRTAVIRAGEPGLRPLLGALDELGFVALDAGEIVASFSRHLMAAFHEWSDTGFGSIASRWLDRLPRKGDEHAELAGNGDLLISHTASHGLRERRSLPEALARPSWLDPMTGTPWL
- a CDS encoding 4Fe-4S binding protein, whose product is MSLDKPRTVLVCSCERSMPRFGASVARGCKGARVEAGDQFCGAELDRVRSALGGGEAVTISCTQQAPLFGDLAEELGFAGDLVFANIRETGGWSQDAAAAGPKAAALLAMAAEPASPPALVTLSSNGVVLVYGCDATAIDAGRQLAEKLDVTVLLSRPRDIAPHRVWDFPVMQGTIRQARGHLGAFELTVDDFAAPIPSSRDRLGFGISRDGAVSNADIILDLSGGAPLFPAHELRDGYVKADPGDRASVAVAIARAADLVGEFDKPRFIDFSADLCAHSRSRITGCTRCLDLCPTGAIAPAGNHVAIDAEVCAGCGSCAAACPTGAAAYAVPDAESLLRRLRTLLVTYREAGGLDAIVLFHDLGHGEPLIDALARFGAGLPANVLPVAVNEITQLGVEAWTAPVAWGACAVRALSSAKPRHELTGIAANIAIANLLSRSLGYGAEVCGLIEADDPDILASALDLITPGAASRRPAAFLPLGKKRSLLTSTMLELHRAAPTPVDRVALPAAAPFGGLDVNVDGCTLCLSCVSACPTGALSDSEQQPALYFSESACVQCGLCAATCPEKVITLTPQVDFQAWGARSRVVKQEQPYNCIRCAKPFGTRSTVERIVAKLEGKHWMFAGENARRLDLVRMCDNCRVDAAMTEGFDPYAGPGRSPPRTTEDYLRERKASSDKAV
- a CDS encoding DUF6494 family protein, whose amino-acid sequence is MTQNMETDPFNVSMRKFLKQVGVTSQQAIEKAVADAGLKGQGRLTVRAVITAERAGLHHVVEGDIDLG